In Myxococcus guangdongensis, a single window of DNA contains:
- a CDS encoding HEAT repeat domain-containing protein, giving the protein MKPALILAFCAVLLGACRSQAPRYPVSPVDVSGATVKDNALLGLAPEGVATLFTQSLRSSGRFELKGDEATKDVRPWRLTLDVPFTREVLKDGDPRSFAEVGANLVLERFGGELPQHYEVVGLGEAPVMEDSPSGRQAAMRAALDAVLKQVTDSAVMQLNALERSDDVLVQELRADDARLREFALRTLAERQHPAAAPLLIERLKESSDGEVLRKTMGALVEMKARVAVPALIDLARGKDNGFVQELVFAVGEIGGPEAEAYLYTVAQGHDAPAVQAAAQQALETLYASRKHITAEARGRDHAD; this is encoded by the coding sequence ATGAAGCCGGCCCTGATTCTCGCCTTCTGCGCCGTCCTCCTCGGCGCCTGCCGCTCGCAGGCGCCGCGCTACCCCGTCTCTCCGGTGGATGTCTCCGGCGCGACGGTGAAGGACAACGCCCTGCTGGGCCTGGCGCCCGAGGGCGTGGCGACGTTGTTCACCCAGTCCCTGCGGTCCTCCGGCCGCTTCGAGTTGAAGGGCGACGAGGCCACGAAGGACGTCCGGCCCTGGCGTCTGACGTTGGACGTGCCCTTCACGCGCGAGGTCCTGAAGGACGGGGATCCGCGCAGCTTCGCCGAGGTGGGCGCCAACCTGGTGTTGGAGCGCTTCGGCGGGGAGCTGCCCCAGCACTACGAGGTGGTGGGGTTGGGCGAGGCGCCGGTGATGGAGGACTCGCCCTCGGGGCGGCAGGCCGCCATGCGCGCCGCGCTGGACGCGGTGCTCAAGCAGGTGACCGACTCGGCGGTGATGCAGCTCAACGCGCTGGAGCGCTCGGATGACGTGCTGGTGCAGGAGCTGCGCGCGGACGATGCGCGGCTGCGTGAGTTCGCGCTGCGCACGCTGGCCGAACGACAGCATCCCGCCGCGGCGCCGCTGCTCATCGAGCGGCTCAAGGAGTCCTCGGACGGGGAGGTGCTGCGCAAGACGATGGGCGCGCTGGTGGAGATGAAGGCGCGCGTGGCGGTGCCGGCGCTCATCGACCTGGCGCGCGGCAAGGACAACGGCTTCGTGCAGGAGCTCGTCTTCGCGGTGGGCGAGATTGGTGGCCCCGAGGCGGAGGCGTACCTGTATACGGTGGCCCAGGGGCATGACGCGCCCGCCGTGCAGGCCGCGGCGCAGCAGGCCCTGGAGACGCTCTACGCTTCACGCAAGCACATCACCGCGGAGGCGCGTGGCCGGGACCACGCGGACTGA
- a CDS encoding HTH domain-containing protein: MTFYEAALRILESEGRPLHFLEITEKSIQQSLLSHVGKTPEVTMLSRLAAMARRTRDRKVIVTAKDTFALVDWSIPEDVEALAQTGVIEPNPEEDLPPLRPAERHPEPRTDNVRAAGRGSERKRRRDEDEERGGKRKRFPPLPEVVFEILSDADGGLRTEALIERARSKELCAEDLTVEAVLTALLEDNQRRIDAGRRPQYAFNKDSGEVTLERAGSPSEAPSLELQAAFAQALGIPLEAGRPVLARSSAAAVAGEPVVDAALLTTLRTSLKDARRAVARGLRKRLGDADVGTFEKSVVKMMHGLGFRELKVAKRSKEGPLLTARKREGSVELRYAVRMLKGTPGIDRKCVQELRRDLSHYSAQVGLLVSAGDVRGDARTEAQASGSLVMLWCGDALGEKFLEAETAVTVTRVELYEIDERFFEAAKLDAEEAQKRREERQREKQSREDESPEVAASSERPREKRRRERGEKRASSSSDEVEVSSEGGEARAQGDVAVEAAPVVSAPAPQNTGSEDEEGEDDDEGDDDDLEAASAFVGARPEGADANGEAGQGDRKRRRRRRRGRRGRGNRGAEAGATPAAGSPTEAAPTGEAVSAPEPQAEGTPAPEGEASIAAPLDPAAAPEVGVSEAPTAPSPEAVPVAGSLAEALEASTLAEVVTASEPEAAPVSEAQAPAEAVIPSASGPEAESHEVREDAHRPAKSPSEGGEG, translated from the coding sequence ATGACATTTTACGAGGCCGCGCTCCGCATCCTGGAGAGCGAAGGACGTCCCCTCCACTTCCTTGAAATCACCGAGAAGTCCATCCAACAAAGCCTGCTCTCCCACGTCGGCAAGACGCCCGAGGTGACGATGCTCTCGCGCCTGGCCGCCATGGCGCGTCGCACGAGGGATCGCAAGGTGATTGTGACGGCGAAGGACACCTTCGCCCTGGTGGATTGGTCGATTCCCGAGGACGTGGAGGCGTTGGCGCAGACCGGCGTAATCGAGCCGAATCCGGAAGAGGACCTGCCGCCGCTCAGGCCGGCGGAGCGCCATCCGGAGCCGCGCACGGACAACGTGCGGGCGGCGGGCCGTGGCAGTGAGCGCAAGCGCCGCCGGGACGAGGACGAGGAGCGGGGTGGAAAGCGCAAGCGCTTCCCGCCGCTGCCGGAGGTGGTGTTCGAAATCCTCAGCGACGCCGACGGTGGGCTGCGCACCGAGGCCCTCATCGAGCGCGCCCGGAGCAAGGAGCTGTGCGCCGAGGACCTCACGGTGGAGGCGGTGCTCACGGCGCTGCTCGAGGACAACCAGCGTCGCATCGACGCGGGTCGCCGGCCGCAGTACGCGTTCAACAAGGACTCCGGCGAAGTGACGCTGGAGCGCGCGGGCTCGCCGAGCGAGGCGCCGTCGCTGGAGCTGCAGGCCGCGTTCGCGCAGGCGCTGGGGATTCCGCTGGAGGCGGGCCGGCCGGTGCTGGCGCGCTCCTCGGCCGCGGCGGTCGCGGGCGAGCCGGTGGTGGACGCGGCGCTGCTCACCACGCTGCGCACGTCGCTCAAGGACGCGCGCCGCGCGGTGGCGCGAGGGCTGCGCAAGCGCCTGGGCGACGCGGACGTGGGCACGTTCGAGAAGTCCGTCGTGAAGATGATGCACGGCCTGGGCTTCCGCGAGCTGAAGGTGGCCAAGCGGTCCAAGGAAGGCCCCCTGCTCACGGCGCGCAAGCGCGAGGGCAGCGTGGAGCTGCGCTACGCGGTGCGGATGCTCAAGGGCACGCCCGGCATCGACCGCAAGTGCGTGCAGGAGCTGCGGCGCGACCTGAGCCACTACTCGGCGCAGGTGGGTCTGCTGGTGAGCGCGGGCGATGTGCGTGGCGACGCGCGCACCGAGGCGCAGGCCAGCGGCTCGCTGGTGATGCTGTGGTGCGGCGACGCGCTGGGGGAGAAGTTCCTGGAGGCCGAGACGGCCGTCACCGTCACCCGGGTGGAGCTGTACGAGATCGACGAGCGCTTCTTCGAGGCCGCGAAGCTGGACGCCGAGGAGGCCCAGAAGCGCCGCGAGGAGCGTCAGCGCGAGAAGCAGTCCCGCGAGGACGAGTCTCCCGAGGTCGCCGCGTCGTCGGAGCGCCCGCGCGAGAAGCGTCGCCGGGAGCGCGGCGAGAAGCGCGCGTCGTCTTCGTCCGACGAGGTGGAGGTCTCCTCCGAGGGCGGCGAGGCTCGCGCCCAGGGCGACGTCGCCGTCGAGGCCGCTCCCGTCGTGTCCGCGCCCGCGCCCCAGAACACGGGCTCCGAGGACGAGGAGGGCGAGGACGACGACGAGGGTGATGACGATGACCTGGAGGCCGCGAGCGCCTTCGTGGGGGCCCGTCCGGAGGGCGCCGATGCCAATGGCGAGGCGGGCCAGGGCGACCGCAAGCGCCGCCGCCGCCGTCGTCGTGGACGTCGCGGGCGTGGGAACCGGGGCGCCGAGGCTGGCGCCACGCCGGCCGCGGGTTCGCCGACGGAGGCCGCTCCCACGGGCGAGGCCGTGAGCGCGCCCGAGCCCCAGGCGGAGGGCACTCCCGCTCCCGAAGGTGAGGCGAGCATCGCCGCGCCCCTGGACCCGGCTGCCGCGCCCGAGGTCGGCGTCAGTGAGGCCCCCACCGCGCCGAGCCCGGAGGCCGTCCCCGTGGCGGGCTCCCTGGCCGAGGCACTGGAGGCCAGCACGCTGGCCGAGGTCGTCACCGCGTCCGAGCCCGAGGCGGCGCCGGTCAGCGAGGCGCAGGCCCCGGCGGAGGCGGTCATCCCGTCCGCGTCCGGGCCGGAAGCGGAGTCGCACGAGGTGCGAGAGGATGCGCACCGTCCCGCGAAGAGCCCGTCCGAAGGGGGAGAGGGCTGA
- a CDS encoding type III pantothenate kinase, producing MLLAIDVGNTNTVLGVFDGRRLLDHWRVETSTRRTSDEYGILVRQLFSHSGIDAAKVGAVAVSSVVPPLQFSLEKMSERYFRMRPMFVGPGVKTGMPILYDNPREVGADRIVNAVSAYEKHRSALIVVDFGTATTFDAVSARGEYLGGCICPGINISMEALFQNASKLPRVEFARPPHVIGRNTVHSMQSGLVYGYVGMVDGICARMQADLGHPVRVVATGGLAPLVASESKAIHEVDEFLTLEGLRIIYGRNHAT from the coding sequence ATGCTCCTGGCCATCGACGTCGGCAACACCAACACCGTCCTCGGGGTGTTCGACGGCCGGCGGCTGCTCGACCACTGGCGCGTGGAGACGAGCACCCGGCGCACCTCGGACGAGTACGGCATCCTGGTGCGCCAGCTCTTCTCGCACAGCGGCATCGACGCGGCGAAGGTGGGCGCGGTGGCGGTGTCCAGCGTGGTGCCGCCGCTCCAGTTCAGCCTGGAGAAGATGAGCGAGCGCTACTTCCGAATGCGGCCGATGTTCGTGGGGCCCGGCGTGAAGACGGGGATGCCCATCCTCTACGACAACCCCCGCGAGGTGGGCGCGGACCGCATCGTCAACGCGGTGTCCGCGTACGAGAAGCACCGCTCGGCGCTCATCGTCGTGGACTTCGGCACCGCCACCACGTTCGACGCGGTGTCCGCGCGCGGCGAGTACCTGGGCGGCTGCATCTGCCCGGGCATCAACATCTCCATGGAGGCCCTGTTCCAGAACGCCTCCAAGCTGCCGCGCGTGGAGTTCGCGCGGCCGCCGCATGTCATCGGCCGCAACACGGTGCACTCGATGCAGTCGGGGCTCGTGTACGGCTACGTCGGGATGGTGGACGGCATCTGCGCGCGCATGCAGGCCGACCTGGGCCACCCCGTGAGGGTCGTCGCCACCGGAGGGCTCGCGCCGCTGGTGGCCAGTGAATCCAAGGCCATCCACGAAGTGGACGAGTTCCTCACGCTCGAGGGCCTGCGCATCATCTACGGAAGGAACCACGCGACATGA
- a CDS encoding outer membrane protein assembly factor BamB family protein, with product MTRIRIGQRWKREPSASPLDSIALELDGVDLLSGAVEESLAEVVPALVRAVASLRTGGRPMAQVSLAEAHLELVLRRVGAEVVELLVVSLARPARLMRPPVRVDAEELTEAVKATGTRFLADVTQVAPRSVSAPLAQALAEPLKQLARPSRPPDEEATQPSVKRVEPPETPGFGFELRDAGARGVRGGGKRSPSGTLAPLLGPGEVWLALPGKPEAWKVQAPPFLTVLELSRQAVELARAVELKEARFQLEPAGTRAPLLLDLEAGKARVGRTGVPFPLTGMQLAASLFHLGEALAATFAEEDRMQVGNPYLVELAERCREGLSHLRGPVEPPEQSGAAREKRTRTTESASKPLKVPGRLRRLRFERLWEQRGLEDAEESRLLLGRHGPVCCAPQAAVAFSRKDGTRLWRRAAALGVAASADGHAVAADLSRVYGFTGRGAGARWLHDHDGIPLGPLLLRKDGLLLTLSEDRTVVAFAEATGREVWRLAPPRTQRSWLTTQGHRALVTTDSGYVYGLDLEDGQVRYRMRAPLPFHGAPVPWGRHFLALLGRGSHWALLLADAHTGEAAWTHEPDLTHPSAPLPVGSRVFIAGEREREGMLLCLDAKGQRVWERPLNLGPGPYALSPLPRAVVVTSASGAAARVASSGTVDWRVGASGEPLIGALPARTARGVTLLPGERVRAVDPRGGQVLAEVRAGAGLVALQADVRLNLYFLDDTGALSAYRLGSHFTVVE from the coding sequence ATGACCCGCATACGCATCGGACAGCGCTGGAAACGCGAACCATCGGCCTCCCCGCTGGATTCCATCGCACTGGAACTGGATGGCGTGGACCTGCTGTCCGGAGCGGTGGAGGAGTCCTTAGCAGAAGTGGTGCCCGCTTTGGTGCGCGCAGTGGCCTCTCTTCGCACGGGAGGCCGGCCCATGGCCCAGGTCTCCCTGGCGGAGGCCCACCTGGAGCTCGTCCTGAGACGGGTGGGCGCCGAGGTGGTGGAGCTGCTCGTGGTGAGCCTGGCCCGCCCCGCCCGGCTGATGCGCCCCCCCGTGAGGGTGGACGCCGAGGAGCTGACCGAGGCCGTCAAGGCCACTGGCACCCGCTTCCTCGCGGACGTCACCCAGGTGGCCCCCAGGAGCGTCTCCGCCCCCCTCGCCCAGGCGCTGGCGGAGCCGCTCAAGCAGCTGGCGAGGCCTTCGCGGCCCCCGGATGAGGAGGCCACCCAGCCCTCCGTGAAGCGGGTGGAGCCGCCCGAGACGCCCGGCTTCGGCTTCGAGCTCCGGGACGCCGGCGCCCGGGGCGTCCGCGGCGGCGGCAAGCGGAGCCCCTCCGGGACGCTGGCCCCCCTGCTGGGCCCAGGCGAGGTGTGGCTGGCCCTGCCCGGCAAGCCGGAGGCGTGGAAGGTCCAGGCGCCGCCGTTCCTCACGGTGCTGGAGCTGTCGCGCCAGGCGGTGGAGCTGGCGCGGGCGGTGGAGCTCAAGGAGGCCCGGTTCCAACTGGAGCCCGCGGGGACCCGCGCGCCGTTGCTGCTCGATCTGGAGGCCGGCAAGGCCCGGGTGGGCCGCACGGGCGTGCCCTTCCCGCTCACCGGCATGCAGCTGGCCGCGAGCCTCTTCCACCTGGGCGAGGCGCTCGCGGCCACCTTCGCGGAAGAGGACCGGATGCAGGTGGGCAACCCCTACCTGGTGGAGCTCGCGGAGCGCTGCCGCGAGGGCCTGTCCCATCTGCGCGGCCCCGTGGAGCCCCCCGAGCAATCCGGCGCGGCGCGGGAGAAGCGCACCCGGACGACGGAGAGCGCCTCCAAGCCGCTCAAGGTCCCCGGCCGACTGCGGCGGCTGCGCTTCGAGCGGCTGTGGGAGCAACGCGGACTCGAGGACGCGGAGGAGTCACGGCTGCTGCTCGGACGACACGGGCCGGTGTGCTGCGCGCCTCAAGCGGCGGTGGCCTTCTCGCGCAAGGACGGGACGCGGCTGTGGCGGCGCGCGGCGGCGCTGGGCGTGGCGGCGTCGGCGGATGGCCACGCGGTGGCGGCGGACCTCTCGCGCGTGTACGGCTTCACGGGCCGGGGCGCGGGGGCGCGCTGGCTGCACGACCATGACGGCATCCCCCTGGGGCCGCTGCTCCTGCGCAAGGACGGGCTCCTGCTCACGCTGTCGGAGGACCGCACCGTGGTGGCCTTCGCCGAGGCCACCGGGCGCGAGGTGTGGCGCCTGGCCCCTCCGCGCACGCAGCGAAGCTGGCTGACGACGCAGGGCCACCGCGCCCTCGTCACCACGGACTCCGGCTACGTCTACGGGCTCGACCTGGAGGATGGACAGGTGCGCTATCGGATGCGCGCGCCCCTGCCCTTCCATGGCGCTCCGGTGCCGTGGGGCCGCCACTTCCTGGCGCTGCTCGGCCGGGGCTCGCACTGGGCCCTGCTGCTCGCGGACGCGCACACGGGCGAGGCGGCCTGGACGCACGAGCCGGACCTCACCCACCCGTCGGCGCCGCTGCCGGTGGGCTCGCGCGTCTTCATCGCCGGGGAGCGCGAGCGCGAAGGCATGCTCTTGTGCCTGGACGCCAAGGGCCAGCGCGTGTGGGAGCGGCCGCTGAACCTGGGGCCGGGACCGTACGCGCTCTCGCCCCTGCCTCGCGCGGTGGTGGTGACCAGCGCCTCGGGGGCCGCGGCGCGCGTGGCCTCGTCGGGCACCGTGGACTGGCGCGTGGGCGCCTCGGGGGAGCCGCTCATCGGCGCGCTGCCGGCGCGTACCGCGCGCGGGGTGACCCTGCTCCCGGGTGAGCGGGTGCGCGCGGTGGACCCTCGAGGAGGCCAGGTGCTGGCCGAGGTGCGCGCGGGGGCGGGGCTCGTCGCGCTCCAGGCGGACGTGCGCCTCAACCTCTACTTCCTGGACGACACCGGCGCGCTGTCCGCGTACCGGCTGGGCTCCCACTTCACCGTGGTGGAGTG
- a CDS encoding biotin--[acetyl-CoA-carboxylase] ligase yields the protein MALESTEQTQEELILGFLSESGEDYTSGEALSGKLGLSRTAVWKRVEALRTKGYRIEAVPARGYRLVEVPDRLTSLEVAPLLDTHDLGRTLHHHAVLGSTNEVAFRLAQDGAEHGEVVVAEQQTSGKGRRGRAWVSPPGLNLYFSAILRPELPPQRAPELTLVAAVALAETLLECGVEAAIKWPNDVHIDGRKVAGILTELSAEPERVHFVIVGVGVNLNCQAEHFPEELRQVATSLSLARGERVHRARFAASLWTRMEEWLDLYLETGFDAVRARWKELSSTLGQDVLVRTDRSELRGLAEDIDPSGALLVRTEGGQLERVLAGDVEQLRPRQSPRSRQTPR from the coding sequence GTGGCCCTGGAATCGACCGAGCAGACGCAGGAGGAACTCATCCTCGGGTTCCTCTCCGAGAGTGGTGAGGACTACACCTCCGGGGAGGCCCTGTCGGGCAAGCTGGGGCTGTCACGCACGGCCGTCTGGAAGCGGGTGGAGGCCCTGCGCACCAAGGGCTACCGCATCGAGGCCGTCCCCGCGCGGGGCTACCGGCTGGTGGAGGTGCCGGACCGGCTCACCTCGCTGGAGGTGGCGCCGCTCCTGGACACCCATGACCTGGGCCGGACCCTCCATCACCACGCGGTGCTGGGCTCCACCAACGAGGTGGCCTTCCGGCTGGCGCAGGATGGCGCCGAGCACGGCGAGGTGGTGGTGGCCGAGCAGCAGACCTCCGGCAAGGGCCGGCGGGGCCGCGCCTGGGTGTCGCCGCCGGGGTTGAACCTGTACTTCTCCGCCATCCTCCGCCCGGAGCTGCCGCCCCAGCGCGCGCCGGAGCTGACGCTGGTGGCCGCCGTCGCGCTGGCGGAGACGCTGCTCGAGTGCGGGGTCGAGGCCGCCATCAAGTGGCCCAACGACGTGCACATCGATGGCCGCAAGGTGGCGGGCATCCTCACGGAGCTGTCGGCGGAGCCGGAGCGGGTGCACTTCGTCATCGTCGGGGTGGGGGTCAACCTCAACTGCCAGGCCGAGCACTTCCCCGAGGAGCTGCGCCAGGTGGCCACGTCACTGTCGCTGGCCCGGGGGGAGCGGGTGCACCGCGCCCGGTTCGCCGCCTCCCTGTGGACGCGCATGGAGGAGTGGCTGGATTTGTACCTGGAGACGGGCTTCGACGCGGTGCGCGCCCGCTGGAAGGAGCTGTCGTCCACCCTGGGGCAGGACGTGCTGGTGCGCACGGACCGCAGCGAGCTGCGCGGCCTGGCGGAGGACATCGACCCGTCCGGCGCGCTGCTGGTGCGCACGGAGGGCGGACAGCTGGAGCGCGTGCTGGCCGGAGACGTGGAGCAGCTTCGCCCCAGGCAGTCGCCGCGCTCCCGCCAGACGCCCCGCTGA